TGCCGGCGAGATCCGGGTCGCCGGCCACGACCCGGCCCGCGAGCCCGACGCGGTCCGCGCGGCGATCGGCGTGACCGGGCAGTTCTCCGCGGTGGACGGACTGCTGACCGGCGAGGAGAACCTGCTCCTCATGGCCGACCTGCACCACCTGCCACGGCGGGAGGGTCGGCGACGCGCCCAGGGGCTGCTCCGGCTGTTCGACCTGACGGAGGCGGCCGGCAAGCCCGCCACCGCCTACTCCGGCGGGATGCGTCGCCGGCTGGACCTCGCGATGGGCCTGGTTGGTCAGCCCCGGGTGGTCTTCCTCGACGAGCCCACCACCGGCCTCGACCCGCGCAGCCGGCACGCCATGTGGCAGATCGTCCGGGACCTCGTCGCCGACGGCGTGACCATCTTCCTGACCACGCAGTACCTTGAGGAGGCGGATCAGCTCGCCGACCGGATCGCGGTGCTCGACCACGGCCGGCTGGTGGCCGACGGCACCCCGGCCGAGCTCAAGCGTCTCGTCCCCGGCGGACACGTGATCCTGCGTTTCGGCGACGAGGTGGCCTACCGGTCGGCCGTCACTGCCCTCCCGGACGCCACCCGGGACGACGGACAACTCACCCTGCACGTGCCCAGCGACGGCAGCGTCCGGTCGCTACGGTCGCTGCTGGAGCGGCTCGACAGCCTGGCGATCACCGTCGACTCGTTCTCCGTGCACACCCCTGACCTGGACGACGTCTTCCTGGCCCTCACCGGCCAGCCCGAGACGGCGGGGAGCCTGCGCCGATGACCACCATCTCGTACGCCGTCCGTGACTCGACCACCATGTTGCGGCGCAACCTGCGCCGAGTGGTTCGCTATCCGTCCATGACGGTGCTGATCGTCGGCCTGCCCGTGCTGTTCCTGCTGCTCTTCGTCTACGTCTTCGGCGGCACGCTGGGCGCCGGCCTGAGCGGTAGCCCGGGTGGACGCGCCGACTACGTCGATTACGTCACGCCGGGGATCCTGCTGATGACCGTCGGTGTAGCCGCCACCGGCACGGCGGTGTCGGTGGCGATGGACATGACGGAAGGCATCATCGGCCGGTTCCGCACCATGGCCATCGCCCGCGTCTCGGTGCTGACCGGGCACGTCATCGGGGCCATGGTCCAGACCATGCTCAGCGTCGCCGTGGTGCTCGGTGTCGCACTGCTCGTCGGCTTCCGCCCCCGGCGGATCCAGCCGGCTGGTTCGGGGCGGTCGGAGTGTTGGCGATGACCACGTTCGCGCTCGCCTGGCTGTCGGTGGCGTTCGGCCTGGTGTCGCGCAGCGTCGAGACGGCGAGCAACCTGCCCACGCCGCTGACCTTCCTGCCCTGCGTCAGCAGCGGGTTCGTGCCGACGGACTCGATGCCGGCCGGGCTCCGCCAGTTCGCCGAACACCAGCCCTTCACCCCGATCATCGACACCCTGCGCGGCCTGCTCGCCGGCGCCCCGGTGGGCACGGACGCCATGGTCGCCGCCGCCTGGTGTGCCGGTATCGCCCTGGTCGGCTACCTGTGGGCGAAGCGTCTCTACAACCGGGACCCGTCCCGTTGAGCGGACATCCCGCCGCACCGGGCCGGCTACCCGCCGCGACCTGACGGGTGGCCGGCCCGGATCCGCCACCACGCCGGGGGCCGATGCCGGCCGTGTGTCGGTGCCGGCCGGTCGCCAGCCGGCCGTCGGCCGGTCACGCACGGGCCAGGCGGCGCAGCAGCGCGTCGGCCCCGAGCGGGTACGCGCCGTGCCGACGGACACCGTCGGCCACCTCGCGGTCCGAGGAGACCACCACCACCGGGCGGCCCGGCGGCTCGGCCCGAACCAGGCGTCGGATCAGCTCGTCGGCGGTCTCCCCCTTGCGGGAGAAGAGCACCCGGACGCCCCGCGGGTTCGGTGGCAGGCCGTGCATCCGCTCGGCGCCGTCGAAGACCACCGTCACCTCGTCACCGGTCTGCGCGGCGATCCCGCCCAGCCCGGTGATGAGCCGCTTGCGCTGCTGTTCCAGCGACATCTCGCCGAAACCGCGTTTGGTGACGTTGTAGCCGTCCACCAGAAGGTGCGCCCGGGGCAGGGCGAGCAGCTGGTCCAGCCGGGCCGGGTCGTCGGTGTCCCGGGCTCGGGCCGCCGCGCCGGCCGCGGTGGTGCCGGACTGGTCGGCGAAGGCGCCGGCGACGAAGTCGGCCGGCAGCCGATCCACCGGGTCGAGCGCCAGCTCCCGTCGCAGCCCGACGGCGGCCTGCCCGATCGTCTCCAGCAGCAACCACAGCCGGGCGTCGTCGACCGCCCGGGCCTCCTTGGTACTGGCCCGGGCGACCCCCGCCGCCGCCTCGGCCTCGGCCAGCCGGGCCCGGGCCCGACGCCGCTCGGCCTCGGCGTCCGCCGCCGCTCGGGCAGCCCGGCCGCGCTCGGTGGCGAGCAGCTCGGACGCTTTCCGTTCCCGGGCCTGCGTCTCGCGCAGCGACCGCGCGAGCTGCCGCGCCTCCTCGCGGAGCTGCCCGAGCTCGTCCCGGACCCGGGCCAGCTCGTCCCGGAGCTTGTCCGCCTCGACCCGAGCGACCGCGCGGTCGTGCTCGGCACGGGTGGCGCGCTGTTCGGCTTCCCGGACCAGCTCCGCCACGACCGCACTGTCCGCCTCGGCGCGGACCGCCGCGCCGCTGGCCTCGATCAGCTCCCGCCAGCCGCGGGGGCGGGCCAGGTACGCCAACGCGGCCACCTCGACCGGGTCGGCGACGGCCGGCGCGGTGCCCTCGACCACCGCCGCGCCGAGGTCGCCGGCGTCGGCCAGGACCCGGGCGGTGACCCGCTGACGGAACAGCGGATCGCCGGTCAGCTGCGCCGCGATCGCCGGCGCGCCCAGGCGTGCGCGGCGGTTGGGCGCGAACTTGGCCACCCGCCGCAGTGGGACCGGCACCTCGTCGGCGGGCAGGCCAGGCAGCACCGCGGCGGCGAGCGTCACGATCCGCTGGCGGACCGGCTCGGGCAGCACGGGCTCCGGCTCCGGCCCGCCCTCCTCGGCGGGATCCTCCGGCCGGCCATCCGCCTGATGGCCCGGCGGACCGGTGGTCCGGACCGGTGCGCCGGCCGCGACGGGGTCGTCGAGGGTGCCCCCCGTACCCTCGACACCCGCGTCGGGCACGGCGGCGACCGAATCTTCCCCGGGAATTGGTCGTCGTGCGGCTCGGCGAGGGGCATGTGTCAAGTCTCCCACCGCGACCGGTCCCGCCGCCCAGCGAGTGTGCCGATCTCTCCGCACGGCCGGGTTCCGCGCCGCCAAGGGACGCCTGGGAGCTTCCGGGAGTGGCTCGTGGTGCCGGCGGGGCGAGGAGTGTCGGACCAGGCCGCTAGCGTGCCGCCGATGGCCCGACAGGAGTATGTCCAGGAGTCGCTGGCCGGTCTCGATCCGACCGTCGGCGGCGTCGACCCGGAGCTGCCGCTTCACGCGACCACGTTCGTGGTGGTCGACCTGGAGACCACCGGCGGCGCGCCGGGCGGGGGCGGCATCACCGAGATCGGTGCGGTGAAGGTCCGCGGCGGCGAACAGCTGGGGGTGCTCGCCACCCTGGTCAACCCGGGCACGCCGATCCCACCCTTCATCACCGTGCTCACCGGCATCACGCAGGCGATGCTGCTGCCCGCCCCACCGATCGAGCAGGTCCTACCGAGCTTCCTGGAGTTCCTCTCGACCGACGCGGTCTTGGTCGCCCACAACGCTCCGTACGACGTCGGGTTCCTCAAGGCCGCCTGCGCCGCGCACGGCTACCGCTGGCCCGGCCCCCGGGTGCTGGACACCGCCGCACTGGCCCGGCGGGTGCTGACCCGTGACGACGTGCCCAACCGCAAGCTCGGCACCCTCGCGGCGTACTTTCGCACGGCCACCCAGCCGACGCACCGGGCCCTGGACGACGCGAAGGCCACCGTCGACGTGCTGCACGGTCTGATCGCCCGGCTCGGCGGCCACAACGTCCACTGCGTCGGCGAGGCGATCGAGTTCGCCCGCGCGGTCAGCCCGACCCAGCGCCGCAAGCGGCACCTCGCCCACGGGTTGCCGAAGTCCCCTGGCGTCTACATCTTCCGCGGCGCCGACGACCGGCCACTCTACGTCGGCACGTCGGTCGACGTCGCCACCCGGGTACGCAGCTACTTCACCGCGGCGGAGAAGCGGGCTCGCATCTCGGAGATGCTCGCCGCCGCCGAGCGGGTTCAGGCGGTGGAGTGCGCCCACTCACTGGAGGCCGAGGTACGGGAGCTGCGGTTGATCGCTGCGCACGCCCCGCCGTACAACCGGCGGTCGACGTTCCCGGAGCGGGCGGTGTGGCTGAAGCTCACCGACGAGCCGTACCCGCGATTGTCGGTCGTCCGTGCCCTGGCCCCCGGTGACGAGGCTTACCTCGGGCCGTTCACCTCCCGTCGGGCCGCGGAGCTGGCCGCCGCCGGCTTCCACGACGCCGTGCCGCTGCGGCAGTGCACGCACCGGCTCTCGCGGCGCACGGCTACGCCGGCTTGCGCGCTGGCCGAGCTGGGGCGCTGCCCGGCACCCTGCGAGCACCGGATCACGCCGCAGGAGTACGCGGCGCGCGCGGTCACGCCGTTCCGCACCGCCGTCGCCAGCGACCCGCAGGTGGTGGTGGACGCCCTGCTCACCCGGATCGAGGGGCTCGCCCACGCCCAGCGGTACGAGGAGGCAGCCGTGGTGCGGTCCCGGCTGGCCGCGGTGCTCCGCGCCGCGGCGCGTATGCAGCGGCTCGCCGCGCTCACCGGCATCGCCGAGCTGGCCGCGGCCCGCCCGGCCGCGCGTGGGGGCTGGGAGCTGGCGCTGGTCCGGTACGGGCGGCTCGCCGGCGCCGGTGTGTCGCCGCCCGGCGTCCACCCACGACCGACCATCGTCGCGATCCGGACCACCGCGGAGACCGTGCTGCCGGGCGACGGGCCGGTCCCCCGCGCCTCCGCCGAGGAGACCGAACGCATCCTGTCCTGGTTGGAGCGTCCGGAGACCCGACTGGTCGAGATCTCCTCCGGCTGGGCCTCCCCGGTGGCCGGTGCGGGCCGCTTCCGGGACCTGCTGACCAAGGCGGAGAGCGCGGCGTCGCGTCAAACTCTCGACCGAAAGCTCATGACCAAGTGACCGATCGGACGACGCCGACTCGCTTACTCTGTTAGGGAAGTGCAGTCCTGCCCGTTTCATCGGCCTGCTTCCGGTTGCCGGGTCACGGCGGCCGTGGAGCCGGGGTGAGGAGGTGTCCCACGTGGACGTCGACGCCGGACACGGCGCCGCCCTGGGAGGCGCGCTTCCGACCCAGCCGGGTGACCTGCCGCTGACCCGTCGCCTGCGCTCGCTGCTGTCCTGGCCCGTCGCCGAGGCCGAGCCGGTCAGCCGTCTGGTCCGAACGCACCGGAACATCCACTCCGGTACCGATCCGTCGGTGCTACGCCGGGCGTACTCGATCGCCGAGACCATGCACCGCGGGCAGTTCCGCAAGAGCGGCGAGCCGTACATCACCCACCCCCTCGCGGTCGCCCAGATCTGCGCCGACCTCGGTATGGACACGGTGACCCTGGTCGCGGCGCTGCTGCACGACACCGTCGAGGACACCCGCTACACCCTCCAGGCGCTCGCCGACGACTTCGGGCGGGAGGTCGCCCACCTGGTCGACGGCGTGACGAAGTTCGACAAGGCGTTCTACGGCCAGGCGGCCGAGGCGGAGACGATCCGCAAGATGATCATCGCAGCCGGCAAGGACGTCCGAGTGCTGATCATCAAGCTGGCCGACCGCCTGCACAACATGCGGACCCTCGGCGTCCGCTCGGCCGCGTCCCGCGAGCGGATCGCCCGCAAGACGCAGGAGGTGCTGGTCCCGCTCTGCGACCGGCTGGGGATCCAGACCCTCAAGCGTGAACTCGACGACGTGGTGCTGCTGCACCTGGAGCCGGAGGAACACGCCCGCATCGACCGGCACGTGCACGAACGGGCGGGCTGGGACGCGTACCTCGGAGAGGTCGTGGCGCGGGCACGGACGGCGCTGCGCCGCAGCCGGGTGGACGCCGAGGTGACTCCCCGTCCACGCCACCTGTACTCGATCTGGAAGGACACCGTCTCGGGCGGCCACACCGTGCCGTACGACCTGCCCCGCATCGCGGTCGTCGTGGACGGTTCCGCCACCGACTGCTACGCGGCCCTGGGCGCGATCCACGGCGTCTGGCGCCCGGTGCCCGGCCGGTTCAAGGACTACATCGCGTCCCCGAAGAACAACCTCTACCGATCTCTGCACACCAGCGTCTGTGGCCCGAGGGACCACACGATCGAGGTGCTGATCCGCACCGCGGAGATGCACCGGTCGGCCGAGTACGGCGTCGCCACGAGCTACCGCTTCCCCCGTGCCGGCGCCGCCGTCCACGCGGAACAGCTGGACTGGCTACGGCGCGTCCTGGACTGGGAGCAGGAGACCGCCGACCCGGCCCAGTTCCTGGAATCGCTGCGCTGCGACCTCGCCGAGGCGCAGATCCAGGTCTTCGCCGACGGGCGGCAGGTGGTGCTACCCGCCGGCGCCACCCCGGTCGACCTGGCGTACGAACTCGACACCGAGTGCGGCGACCACTGTCTGGCCGCCCGGATCAACGGCCGGCTCGCCCCGCTGTCCTCCTGCCTGGCGGAGGGCGACGTGGTAGAGATCTTCACCGAGACGGACGCGGCCAACGGATTCGATGCCGAAGCCGCCCCGCCCGGCCCACGCCGGGAGTGGCTCGGCTTCGTCAAGTCACCACAAGCACAGATGCAGATCAATCGATGGTTTGCCGACCACACCGAGCCGGGCATCTCGATCAGCGACAAGGTCCGGCTCGGTCGCGCCACCATCGGCCTTGCCCTGCGCAGGCACAACCGCGGGCTCGCCAGCGACCTGCCCCTGCTGCGGCTCTCCGAGGAACTGGGCTACCCCGACCTGGAGACGATGCTGGTGGCGGTCTTCGACCGGGTCATCGAACCGGACGCGGTGGTCCAGCAGCTCATCGACCTCGTCGACCACCGGCAGTGAGCGGGTACGCCCCGGGCCGTCCGATGCCTCGTCAGGAGCATTAGCCTGGTCCCATGATCCCCCGCTCGCGCTTCACCGTACGCGCCGTCGCGTACCAGGTCTTCTACCGGCTGCCACTGCCGGTGCGACGCCGCCTGGTCCGGCTGGCCGTGCCGAAGTACATCGTCGGCGCGGTGACCCTGGTGCGTGACGCCGAGGCCGACGGGGCCGGCCGGTTGCTGCTGCTGCGCCAGCCACCGGGCAACGGATGGACGTTGCCGGCGGGCCTGCTGCAGAAGCGGGAGGCGCCGGCGACAGGCGCGGCCCGTGAACTGTACGAGGAGTCCGGCATCCAGCTGTCGCCCCGCGACCTGCGCCCGGCCGTGCCGAACGCGATCATCCACGCCAAGGGCTGGGTCGACGTCGTGTTCACCGCCGAGGTGCCGGCGTCGACCACCGCGCTGAGGGTGGACGGGGCGGAGGTCTTCGAGGCCGCCTGGCACCCGCTGGACGCCCTGCCCCGGCTGACCTGGCCGACGGCGCGCCTGCTCGCCTACTACCACATCGGGCCGCTGGCCGGGCAGTTCCCGCCGCCGGTGCCCGACGTGCGGCCATGACCGCGGTGGGTTGGCCACCACTCTGCGCGGTGGTCCTCGCCGCGGGCGAGGGCACCCGGCTGCGCCCGCTGACCGAGCGGCGGCCCAAGGCGCTCTGCCCGGTCGGGAACGTGCCGCTGCTCGACCTGGTGCTCGACCGGCTGGCCGGGCTCGGCCTGACCGGCCCCCGGCGGGTGGCGGTCAACGCCAGCTACCTCGCCGGGCAGGTAATCCGCCACGTCGGCGCCCGAGCCCAGCTGTCGGTGGAGCCGGACGGCCCGCTCGGCACCGCCGGTGGGGTGGCGAACCTGCGGGGCTGGATCGACGGGCGGGGCGTCCTGGTGGGCAACGCCGATGCGTACCTCGCCGACCCGGCCCGCCGGCCCGGGCCGGACATCGCCGCGCTGCTGGACGGCTGGGATGGCGAGACCGTACGCCTGCTCGGTCAGCCCGCCCCGGATTCGTCGGCGCCGGGCACATTCGCCGGTCACGCGTTCACCGGGTTCTCGCTGCTGCCGTGGCGGCGCGTCCGGGAACTACCGGTCGAGTTCGGCGACCTGGTCCGGTCGGTGTGGCGGCCCGCCGAGGCGGACGGGGAACTGACCGTGGTCCGCTACGCCGGCATGTTCTACGACACCGGCACCCCCGCCGACTACCTCGCCGCCAACCTGCACGCCGTGGGCGGCGGCACGCTGGTCGACCGCACCGCCGTCGTGACCGGCAGGTGCCGGGAGGCGGTCGTGGGCGCGGGCGCGGTGGTGCACGGCGACGTCACCCGCGCCGTGGTCTGGCCCGGCGGCACGGTACACCCGGGCGAACTGCTCCGGGACGCGGTCCGCGCGGGCGCCGACCTCACCGTCGGCATCGGCCAGCCGCCCCGGGCGGAAGCATCTAGCATGAGCGACGACGCCGACGAACGGAGAACCATCCAGTGATCACCGCGATCGTGCTGATCGACTGCGCCACCGACTCGATCCCCGAGGTGGCCGAGGCCCTGGCCGCGCTGCCCGGCGTCAGCGAGGTCTACTCGGTCGCCGGGCACGTCGACCTGATCGCCATGGTCCGGGTGCGCGACTTCGAACAGATCGCCCCGGTCATCGCCGGGAGCATCTCCAAGGTGCCGGGCGTGCTGAACACCGAGTCACACATCGCGTTCCGCGCGCACTCCCAGCACGACCTGGAGGCGACCTTCGCGATCGGCCTCGCGAACGCGGACTGACCACCGCGCCCCGGGGCTGAGCGCGGGCACGCGACGGCCGGCCCACCCTGACCTGGACCGGCCGTCGTGCTACCTGCCGCTCGGCGTCAGCTCACGCCTGGAGCCGGCTGCTGGGTGGTGCCGCCCGGAGCCGGCTGCTGGGTGGTGCCGCCCGGAGCTGGCTGCTCGGTGGTGCCGCTGGGAGCCGGGACGGTCGCACCCGGGCTCGCCGTGCCGGTGCCGGTCGCCTGCGGGACCGGGATGCCCAGCTCGTTGGCCAGCTGCACCAGCTCGTCGTAGTGCGTCTGCAGGATCGGCAGCGCGGTCTGCGCCAACTGGATCACCGTCTGGTCGGAGCCCTGCGAGATTTCCGTCTGGGTGGCCTGGATGGCCTGGACGTGGCCGCTCAGCTCACTGGTCACCCAGAGCCGGTCGAACTCCGCGCCGCTGGCGTTGTTGAGCTGATCGATCACGTCCTGCTGGTCCGTGGTGGGCGCGCTCGGCAGCTCGACACCGAGCTGCGTGGCGACCTCCTGGACCGACTGGTCCAGCTGGGTGTGGTCCGTCACGAACATCTGACCCAGGTTCTTGACCTGTTGGTTCTGGCCCTTCTGCTGGGCCAGCTCACCGGTGGTGATCTCGAAAAGGTTCACCTGGTGGATCGCCTGCAGGTACTGGCTGTCCTGCTGTGACGGCTGCACCGCGGCCTGGGCGGCCGCGGCGGGCGCGATGCCGACCAGCACCAGCGCGGCCAGCAGGCCCAGGCGTCTGATTCCCAACATGCTTCCCCCCCCTTGAGACGTTGGACCGCACGGATACCCGGCTGGCCGGGGTTATTCCTGCGGTTTCGCCCGCGGGCGGCAGGCCGTGGCGCCCGCCGGACGAATCCGGCGGGCGCCACGTGACGGTGCTGGGGTGGGTCAGGTGCTGGGTGGGGTCAGCGACGCTCGCCGCTGCCGATCTCCTCCCGCTCGCTGCGGGGCTCGACCGGCGGGTGCCCCGGCGAGACCGGCGCCTCGGCGGGCCTCTCGATCGGGTAGAAGAAGCCCCGGATGGCCGGGCCGAGGGCGCCGAGCCGGTTCATCTTCTTCGGGACGACCCAGCCGACGTACTCCAGCGCGCCGTGCTCGTCGTGCTCGGCCGCGCTGAGCGGCTGGTGGACCTCGACGAACCGACCGTCGGGCAGCCGCCGGATGATGCCGGTCTCGACACCGTGGGTGAGCACCTCCCGGTCGTGTTGCTGGAGACCCAGGCAGATCCGGTAGGTCAGGTAGTACGCGAGCGGCGGGACGATCAGCAGTCCGATCCGGCCGGCCCAGGTCATCGCGTTCAGGCTGATGTAGAACTTGTCGGCGATGACGTCGTTCGCGCCGGAAAGGGTGAGCACCAGATAGAACGAGACGGCCATGGCGCCCAGTGCGGTGCGGAACGGGACGTCCCGGGGACGCTGGAGCAGGTTGTGGCTCTTGTGGTCCTTGAAGTGCCGCGCCTCGATGAACGGGTAGAACACCGCCATCGCCACCAGGATGCCGGGAAGGACGACCGTCGGCCAGAACAGCGGCGGAATCACGTATCCGTCGCCGATCGGGATGTCGATCTGCCAGGCCGGCATCAGTCGGGTGGATCCGTCCAGGAACATGACGTACCAGTCCGGCTGGCTGGCGGCCGAGACCACCCACGACTCGTACGGACCGAACAGCCAGATCGGGTTGATCTGGAACAGACCGGCCATCAGTGCGATCACGCCGAAGACGACCATGAAGAAGCCGCCCTGTTTGATCGCGTACCGGGGGAACATCCGCTCGCCGACCACGTTGTCGTTGGTCCGGCCGGGGCCGGGCCACTGGGTGTGCTTCTGCTTGAAGACCAAGCCCAGGTGGGCACTGATCAGCGCGACCAGCAGACCCGGGATGAGCAGCACGTGGGCGATGTAGAAACGGCTGACGATGATCGTCCCCGGGAACTCCCCGTCGAAGATCGACGAGGTGACCCAGGAGCCGACCACCGGGATCGACAGCATGATCGCCGAGGCGATCCGCAGGCCGGTGCCGGACAGGCCGTCGTCCGGCAGCGAGTACCCGGTGAAGCCGGCGAGGAAGCCGACCCAGAACAGCAGCGAGCCAATGATCCAGTTGGTCTCCCGGGGCTTGCGGAACGCGCCGGTGAAGAAGATCCGCATCATGTGCACGACGATGGCGGCCATGAACAGCAGGGCCGACCAGTGGTGCATCTGCCGGATGACCAGACCACCGCGGACGTCGAAGGAGATGTCCAGGCTGGAGGCGTACGCGGCCGACATCGGCGCGCCCCGCAACGGGGCGTAGCTGCCGTTGTAGATGACCTCGGTCATCGCCGGCTCGAAGAAGAAGGTCAGGAAGACCCCGGTCAGCAGCAGGATGACGAACGAGAAGAGCGCGATCTCGCCCAGCAGGAAGGACCAGTGGTCCGGGAAGACCTTGTTCAGCAGCCGCCGCAGCGGGGTGGCCACCTGGAAGCGGTCGTCCACCCCCCGGGCGACGTTGCCCGGGACGGCTGCCATGTCAAACTTTCGCCGCTTCACGGCCGCTCCCAGAAGTCGGGCCCGACCGTCTCGGTGTAGTCGGACTTCGCCACGAAGTAGCCCTCGGCGTCGACCTCGATCGGCAGCTGGGGCAGCCGCCGGCTGGCCGGGCCGAAGATGGGCTTAGCGTTGTCGATGATGTGGAACTGCGACTGGTGGCACGGGCAGAGCAGCCGGTTGGTCTGCTGCTCGTACAGGCTCGCGGGGCATCCGGCGTGCGTGCAGATCTTGGAGTAGGCCGCGTAGTTGCCCCACATGTAGTCGCCGTGGCCCACGCGCTCGTTGTTGCGGCGCGACTCCTGCGCGTCCGAGTCACGCAGATGGATCAGCAGCGTGGGCGAGTCGGCGTGCAGGTTGCTCACCCCGTGCTCGATGCCGGGGAACACGGTGATCTGGCCACCGGCACTGATGTCCGCCGGGCGGATCGGGCGGCCGTCCTCACGGACCAGCCGCACCTTGGCGCCGTCCGCCTGCGGGGCGAAGCCCGTCCTGAACATCTGGTTCTTCTTGTGTGGATTCGAGATCAGCCCACCCACGATCGGGGCGGCGGCCACCGCGCCGACCGGCGCGAGACCGGCCAGCAGCGAGATACCCAGCAGCGGCCGACGCTTCACGCCCAACTCGTCGGCCATGTAGAGCATCGTCTGGCCGGTGAGGGTACGGTCCTCCGCGCTGACCGCGCCCTCGTGCCGATCCTGGACCGAGACCTCCTTCGGCAGCAGCTTCTTGCCCCAGGTGAGGATGCCGATGCCGATACCGAGCAGGGCGATGCCCAGGGTCACGCCGAGCAGCGGCGTGTAGAACTTGTCGCCACCGCGGCCAGGAGCGTACTCCCACGGCCACCAGATGTAGATCGCCAGGAACGCGGTCGCGGCCAGACCGGTCAGGAGGAACAACGAGGCGACCGTACGGGTCAGCCGACGCTCGGCCTTGCTGCCCGGCACGACCTGCGGCTCGTAGTGGAGGATCTCGATGTCGTCCCGGCGGGCGCCCTCGCGGACGATGTCGAAGCGGCTCAGCCTGGGGTCGTTCACGTCGAGCGGGTCCCGGCCCGGCTGGGCCTGGTGCTCGGTGTGGGTGGTCATGCCGTCACCTCGCTACGGTCGGTGTCGACACGCGACACCAGCGCATTGTTCTTCACGGGAAGCCCGGTCACGACTTGCCCGCAATCCACAGGCTGGCGAAGACCAGCGCGACGATGCCCACCAGGAAGATCGCCAGGCCCTCGGTCGAGGGGCCGTAGCGGCCGAGGTTGAAGAAGCCGCCCGGGTCCCGGTCGGTCTTGAGGGTCTGGATGTAGGCGATGATGTCCGCCTTCTGTTCCGGCGTGATCTGGTTGTCACCGAAGACCGGCATGTTCTGCGGGCCGCTCAACATCGCCGCGTAGATCTGCCGGTCGGTGGCCGGCATCAGGCTCGGCGCGTACTTGCCCGAGGAGAGGGCACCGCCACCGCCACCGAAGGCGTGGCACTGCGAGCAGTTGATCCGGAACAGTTCGCCACCGACGGCGATGTTCCCGCCCTCGTGGAGGTTGTCTCCCTCCGGCACGACCGGGCCACCGCCGAGTTCCTGGATGTACTGGCCGAGCTGGCGGATCTCCTCGTCGGTGAAGACCTTCGGCTTGCGCGGCGCCTGGGCCTCCTGCCGGGCCATGGGCATCCGGCCGGTGGCGACCTGGAACTCGACGGATGCGGCGCCGACGCCGATCAGGCTCGGCCCACGCCCCTCGATACCCTGCGCGTTGCGACCGTGACAGGTCACACAGCTCACGTCGAACAGCGCCTTGCCCTCTGCGGCGGCGCCGGACAGCGGCGGGTTGTCCTGCGCCTGCACGCCGGGGGCGAAGACCGTGTAGGCGCCGCCGGCCAGCATCAGCGCGGCCAGCAGCCGGACCGCGGCACCCAGCCGGCGGCGGCCCCTGCTGCGCGCCGCGGGCCGCCCGCGCAGCCGCGCGAGCAGACCGCGTCGGCGGTCGTTGTCAGAAGTCATGACCTGTGTCCTTAACCGGTTGGACCTTGCCTGGGAGGGACGGAGCAGCGACGCGGTTCGTGACGCGCCAAGATCACTGGAGCCAGTAGATCATGGCGTAGAGACCGATCCACACCACGTCGACGAAGTGCCAGTAGTACGACACGACGATCGCCGAGGTGGCCTGCGCCGGCGTGAACCGGCCCATGGTGGTGCGGATCATGAAGATGATGAACGCGATCAGACCGCCGGTCACGTGCAGACCGTGGAATCCGGTGGTCAGGTAGAACATCGACCCGTACCCGTCTTCATTGATCTTGACGCCCGCGTGTACCAGCTCGCGGTACTCGTTGACCTGACCGAGCACGAAGATCAGGCCCATCACGAAGGTGATCGTGAACCAGCGCCGCAGCGCGAACACGTCGCCCTTCTCCGCCGCGAACACGCCGAGCTGGCAGGTCACCGACGAGAGCACCAGGATCACCGTGAACGTCGTCGCGTACGGGATGTTCAGGTGCGGGGTGTGCTCCGCCCACTGCTCCGGCGCGGCGGCGCGGATGGAGAAGTACATCGCGAACAA
The sequence above is a segment of the Micromonospora sp. WMMA1363 genome. Coding sequences within it:
- a CDS encoding sugar phosphate nucleotidyltransferase; translated protein: MTAVGWPPLCAVVLAAGEGTRLRPLTERRPKALCPVGNVPLLDLVLDRLAGLGLTGPRRVAVNASYLAGQVIRHVGARAQLSVEPDGPLGTAGGVANLRGWIDGRGVLVGNADAYLADPARRPGPDIAALLDGWDGETVRLLGQPAPDSSAPGTFAGHAFTGFSLLPWRRVRELPVEFGDLVRSVWRPAEADGELTVVRYAGMFYDTGTPADYLAANLHAVGGGTLVDRTAVVTGRCREAVVGAGAVVHGDVTRAVVWPGGTVHPGELLRDAVRAGADLTVGIGQPPRAEASSMSDDADERRTIQ
- a CDS encoding NUDIX domain-containing protein, giving the protein MIPRSRFTVRAVAYQVFYRLPLPVRRRLVRLAVPKYIVGAVTLVRDAEADGAGRLLLLRQPPGNGWTLPAGLLQKREAPATGAARELYEESGIQLSPRDLRPAVPNAIIHAKGWVDVVFTAEVPASTTALRVDGAEVFEAAWHPLDALPRLTWPTARLLAYYHIGPLAGQFPPPVPDVRP
- a CDS encoding cytochrome b N-terminal domain-containing protein, which translates into the protein MKRRKFDMAAVPGNVARGVDDRFQVATPLRRLLNKVFPDHWSFLLGEIALFSFVILLLTGVFLTFFFEPAMTEVIYNGSYAPLRGAPMSAAYASSLDISFDVRGGLVIRQMHHWSALLFMAAIVVHMMRIFFTGAFRKPRETNWIIGSLLFWVGFLAGFTGYSLPDDGLSGTGLRIASAIMLSIPVVGSWVTSSIFDGEFPGTIIVSRFYIAHVLLIPGLLVALISAHLGLVFKQKHTQWPGPGRTNDNVVGERMFPRYAIKQGGFFMVVFGVIALMAGLFQINPIWLFGPYESWVVSAASQPDWYVMFLDGSTRLMPAWQIDIPIGDGYVIPPLFWPTVVLPGILVAMAVFYPFIEARHFKDHKSHNLLQRPRDVPFRTALGAMAVSFYLVLTLSGANDVIADKFYISLNAMTWAGRIGLLIVPPLAYYLTYRICLGLQQHDREVLTHGVETGIIRRLPDGRFVEVHQPLSAAEHDEHGALEYVGWVVPKKMNRLGALGPAIRGFFYPIERPAEAPVSPGHPPVEPRSEREEIGSGERR
- a CDS encoding DUF4142 domain-containing protein, encoding MLGIRRLGLLAALVLVGIAPAAAAQAAVQPSQQDSQYLQAIHQVNLFEITTGELAQQKGQNQQVKNLGQMFVTDHTQLDQSVQEVATQLGVELPSAPTTDQQDVIDQLNNASGAEFDRLWVTSELSGHVQAIQATQTEISQGSDQTVIQLAQTALPILQTHYDELVQLANELGIPVPQATGTGTASPGATVPAPSGTTEQPAPGGTTQQPAPGGTTQQPAPGVS
- a CDS encoding Lrp/AsnC ligand binding domain-containing protein, with the translated sequence MITAIVLIDCATDSIPEVAEALAALPGVSEVYSVAGHVDLIAMVRVRDFEQIAPVIAGSISKVPGVLNTESHIAFRAHSQHDLEATFAIGLANAD
- a CDS encoding Rieske 2Fe-2S domain-containing protein; the encoded protein is MTTHTEHQAQPGRDPLDVNDPRLSRFDIVREGARRDDIEILHYEPQVVPGSKAERRLTRTVASLFLLTGLAATAFLAIYIWWPWEYAPGRGGDKFYTPLLGVTLGIALLGIGIGILTWGKKLLPKEVSVQDRHEGAVSAEDRTLTGQTMLYMADELGVKRRPLLGISLLAGLAPVGAVAAAPIVGGLISNPHKKNQMFRTGFAPQADGAKVRLVREDGRPIRPADISAGGQITVFPGIEHGVSNLHADSPTLLIHLRDSDAQESRRNNERVGHGDYMWGNYAAYSKICTHAGCPASLYEQQTNRLLCPCHQSQFHIIDNAKPIFGPASRRLPQLPIEVDAEGYFVAKSDYTETVGPDFWERP